A stretch of the Lactuca sativa cultivar Salinas chromosome 9, Lsat_Salinas_v11, whole genome shotgun sequence genome encodes the following:
- the LOC111885218 gene encoding calcium-transporting ATPase 5, plasma membrane-type-like, which produces MPVYPFDLYVFLHLVYCANFPSLLFGNKWCMFCLTRKRNINDLKHQVPAYWIFIYGYSLSIDESSMTGKSHTVDLMAGCKVADGCSTMMAYICGKKNDPPNDTSALPPKIVSLLVESVAHNTTSSVFSPELGMNFDVVRSECSVIYASPFNSEKKQGGVAVKRIIVWKQSLHLLLSENSLCFMYFVIWIRRICFSSLTHVNKITFKCDLF; this is translated from the exons ATGCCTGTTTACCCTTTTGATCTTTATGTTTTTCTACATTTGGTATATTGTGCTAATTTTCCTTCGCTCCTTTTTGGGAACAAATGGTGTATGTTTTGCTTAACAAGAAAGAGAAATATAAATGACTTGAAGCATCAG GTTCCAGCTTATTGGATTTTCATTTATGGTTACTCTCTTTCTATTGATGAATCAAGTATGACTGGCAAGAGTCACACT GTTGATTTAATGGCTGGGTGCAAGGTGGCTGATGGCTGTAGTACTATGATG GCTTATATTTGTGGGAAGAAAAATGATCCACCAAATGACACGTCAGCATTACCTCCAAAGATTGTATCTCTTCTTGTTGAAAGTGTAGCTCACAATACAACTAGTAGCGTATTTTCCCCTGAG CTTGGAATGAATTTTGATGTCGTGAGGTCAGAGTGTTCAGTTATTTATGCATCCCCATTCAACTCAGAGAAAAAACAAGGCGGTGTTGCAGTCAAACGGATAATTGTATGGAAGCAGTCTCTCCACCTTCTCCTTTCCGAAAATAGTTTGTGTTTTATGTATTTTGTTATTTGGATTAGGAGGATTTGTTTTTCTAGTTTGACTCATGTtaataaaataacatttaaatGTGATTTATTTTGA
- the LOC111885214 gene encoding telomere repeat-binding protein 3, with the protein MVSKNSIYYGKFDGFQSPMAPKAPRSLRRSSHRKSSEGSKICAFDLLASIADKLLQESESSTSSTSPQKDQITLPKESPHSDNDSGLEHVSDVKTNVKLEPCEAKNVDKMEGDLCNFNLFNSIAEIQTEGVNVKKQSGDFTASDPMESCVNTCVLTKSYTSLNLPSKRVNVKMGIRDDTKMRAFREKSHARYRRIRKMMAYRYQKVTLKKNYQLPNTTISETKPNENREKIYSKDRCQTEAPSKRRKLFHEKSGNGDSHVKFSIKSFKIPELYIEIPETATVGSLKRTVMEAVSAILGGELHVGIFLKGKKVKDNDRTLQQTGISRDSDLKSLGFTLEPNLFQAIIPSPLEKEAPFQDKNHEMIATSAANSSLDYHVDENQEFVPLQTELLKEGMSLVQVTKKCEASQRRIRRPFSVSEVEALVEAVETLGTGRWRDIKLRAFDDANHRTYVDLKDKWKTLVHTAGISPQQRRGEPVPQGLLDRVQAAHSYWSQHQRKHQTKPVQILAGSSVESVNL; encoded by the exons ATGGTGTCAAAAAACAGTATATACTATGGAAAATTTGATGGTTTTCAATCCCCCATGGCCCCTAAAGCTCCAAGATCCTTAAGG AGGAGTTCACATAGGAAATCATCAGAGGGTAGCAAAATATGCGCCTTTGACTTGTTGGCATCCATAGCTGACAAGTTATTACAGGAGAGTGAAAGTTCTACTTCAAGCACCAGTCCACaaaaagaccaaattaccctcCCTAAAGAATCACCACACTCCGATAATGATTCTGGTTTGGAACATGTTTCTGATGTGAAAACTAATGTGAAGTTGGAACCATGTGAAGCCAAGAATGTAGATAAAATGGAGGGAGATTTATGTAATTTTAACTTGTTTAACAGTATAGCTGAAATACAGACCGAGGGAGTAAATGTAAAGAAACAAAGTGGAGACTTTACTGCTAGTGACCCAATGGAATCATGTGTAAATACTTGTGTGCTTACTAAATCTTATACTAGTTTAAATCTACCCTCCAAAAGGGTAAATGTAAAGATGGGTATTAGAGATGACACCAAAATGAGGGCATTTAGGGAAAAGTCACATGCTAGATACAGAAGAATAAGAAAGATGATGGCATATAGATACCAGAAAGTTACTTTAAAGAAAAACTATCAACTCCCTAACACTACTA TTAGTGAAACAAAACCAAACGAAAATAGGGAAAAGATATACAGTAAAGACAGGTGTCAAACAGAGGCTCCTTCTAAAAGGAGGAAGCTGTTTCATGAGAAGAGTGGCAATGGAGATAGTCATG TGAAATTTAGCATCAAATCCTTCAAAATCCCAGAACTATATATTGAAATACCAGAAACAGCAACTGTGGGTTCATTAAAG AGGACTGTTATGGAGGCTGTTTCAGCTATCCTAGGTGGCGAACTCCACGTAGGGATATTTCTCAAGGGCAAAAAGGTCAAAGACAACGACAGAACCCTACAACAAACGGGTATTTCCCGGGATTCCGATCTCAAAAGTTTGGGATTTACATTGGAGCCTAATTTGTTCCAAGCTATTATTCCGTCTCCATTGGAAAAAGAAGCTCCATTTCAAGATAAGAATCATGAAATGATTGCCACGTCAGCAGCTAATTCTTCTCTGGATTACCATGTTGATGAGAATCAAGAGTTTGTACCCTTACAAACGGAATTGCTAAAAGAAGGAATGTCTCTTGTCCAAGTAACCAAGAAATGTGAAGCTTCACAACGTAGGATTAGAAGACCTTTTTCTGTATCAGAAGTAGAAGCACTTGTGGAAGCAGTTGAAACACTTGGAACTGGAAG ATGGCGTGATATAAAATTGCGTGCTTTTGATGATGCCAATCACCGAACTTATGTGGACTTAAAG GATAAGTGGAAAACACTGGTTCACACAGCAGGGATCTCTCCTCAACAAAGAAGGGGTGAACCGGTGCCTCAGGGTCTTTTGGACCGGGTCCAGGCTGCACACTCCTACTGGTCTCAGCATCAACGGAAGCACCAGACCAAACCGGTTCAAATCTTAGCCGGTTCGAGTGTAGAGTCTGTTAACTTGTGA